A stretch of the Pangasianodon hypophthalmus isolate fPanHyp1 chromosome 28, fPanHyp1.pri, whole genome shotgun sequence genome encodes the following:
- the LOC113547324 gene encoding uncharacterized protein LOC113547324, translating to MPVTHGRRSSPVIRHDKLMDPLFTFPGDDRGIVLSTFSQDGLPSPAPSYSSVRNSQPVDRLNALSGAQGFTLSDMHRVLSRCTSVNSDWSMDRAVSPRIFSPRIISPAPTCTSGQSEDNASSFKSRMKRCRMSYPCMSSNSYQLSVMDNQCRTKMETASPAPTCSSFTSDLSTPEHIKRRRRPGQIPSPCLSFRSDQSMGEPIRFNKGNFSPYMSYTGPGVMACDICPGRKMRAVKWCLTCSVAYCEAHVRQHYTVEALQRHTLSDVTGDLETRICRLHHRALEVFCKTDQVFICLVCVMEGHKDHDTLLCKGGSHVAQAKITADLHQITFYLREYKMEMKHLLKHNEELTAKVKNLERAELELSHLTKRFCKGLQDSTDFTSEFVEVAALGRPLDLGMLYDCRSDSFSSDIILWEKSLISAMKLSIPRPQTDTKILEKDTLQDRLTALDLSVSLRASVVSGLVEISGASAFINHPVQSQLQDRVTLHYRASTRLDMLSHELLHRFPLSVTGSTTATHVVVAVLYGSQAFFVFDNKKERSAENTDLKEVVKKMIASSSQTDLLSRLTEKEKTTSSLYDCDAFIDGDVPQSPVDSTLQNAGAVPLKVWLYPLKNLDQTSACVVKDISEDQLCKAEKVLEKLKTDISFCQHLMSIDGGHDVFTMFPVLKEALSEFSSLLQQYQFNFQRRLASCIKTIRETGAEEEEENLRDLLERNNLSPFSSRCTHQWLQNRNAQVRALIQCRSAKIRILKAENDLQHFVQDCQADTVLCFTFTSLEGEDPFLSALRQNTESVNTVIATEAQQAFRISDTSLKTLSDLQSFILNKENSESMQETMFIAASVPDFHFPGSAIHLYQSGKLVSRNVKLGVKPDPPEIITVQQTRVTMKLQSLKTQTAEHYRVEYRAVKEDRSPADTKWRVISYSGENCVVSALAPGTHYQLRYAVMESNGMSDYSRITEFQTASRARPGQPTVLKLNKESLYVAWQRAETDEDSLVLYYIVEYLEAGLEGWQSFQTDGPVCECTITLPYSTCYRARVSAVYGHADVSTPSEETKVPVRVWSIDLSKRKASIFLEVLRLQTTKKSVKLRDCTDEESEVQSFLQCLSYISQLSVDPPQTRRESLHEWSNKVMSFLMNLCLQAAIHQKEKIQETVQKLPLCYFKTYQEQSAFLLDLYSRVKDYETQTGENIRPVLQAVYQTLPEVWCLNLSERKASLFLEVLKLQPVKKAVKLRGWSEEESEMRSLLQCLPYISQLSFIPLQPQRGCSQERKKRVRRFLLDLCLQAALHQKDKIQTIIEKCFKTDKEMSVFLLLLYSHVRDHETQTGRSVLPALQAVYSSLPKIWSIDLSGEKASLFLEVLKLQPVKKAVELRGWSEEESGMRILLQCLPYISQLRFGFVLHGKRRTLTTLRFLVKLMAGVAERSAETGESFTEQLASLCSFRTFCFSGDDEEFDNVAHCNILLDLYLHVKDYEAETGRSVLPALQSVYESLPEVWTINLSDKKASLFLEVLNLQTVKKAVELTGWSNEKRKVRSFFQCLPRISQLRMCGDVLLRMAQAKSLRSRAPVTLDELVLTESSAQQPEGTPCRILTSLGFLLKHWDIQCLNLTECEMAAPSLTGLLNHQGPLTIRFSEETLQKLVAVVYEAQDEDLTRSFLRNAGGDLTSCSLSWDVIHSFLQHHTVTVDFRRSTIKQENMQDLLLVLNKVHLRGLKSSFVLSIMRKLYETSSAHCVSSLLSSTKNCINLENRKLNSVDCAALRFTLEHCTGVCLNLLWTSVPQGELESIVPLLSHVSHLRVDRLLLLRLLHCCNVPELQQEAAVLLSALHHKLDFSCHDALDLTADTTTNGLVLSSEDCRVIATAIQRAHTHIQLTFQDCEIEEAGVEQLFPVLHTVTLDCSKALLLRFLSLVRVGTEAVHVERAMALSQALRHEVDLSETQLNPQACESLALVLEYSEGLSELDLSHCQLTDHELEPLMPHLHKTSVLDLSHNHITDVSGRKIYDIISRNSNIQTVCLFNNRITDSSRFLMDQRFEIW from the exons atgccTGTAACACACGGCAGACGGAGCTCTCCAGTCATCAGACATGACAAGTTAATGGACCCATTATTCACATTTCCTGGAGATGACAGAGGCATCGTATTGTCCAC TTTTTCTCAGGATGGACTTCCTTCACCAGCTCCGTCATACAGCTCTGTGAGAAACAGCCAGCCAGTGGATCGACTTAATGCGCTGAGCGGAGCACAAGGTTTTACACT ATCAGATATGCACAGAGTGCTGTCTCGGTGTACGTCTGTGAATAGTGATTGGTCAATGGACAGAGCAGTCAGCCCTCGGATTTTCTCACCCCGTATtat ctctCCAGCTCCAACATGCACATCTGGCCAGTCAGAGGACAATGCCAGTTCATTTAAAAGCAG GATGAAGAGGTGCAGGATGTCATATCCTTGTATGTCATCGAATAGTTATCAGTTATCAGTTATGGACAACCAATGCCG GACAAAGATGGAAACAGCATCACCAGCTCCGACGTGTTCTTCTTTCACATCTGACCTGTCTACGCCTGAACACATTAAACGCAG GAGGAGACCGGGACAGATACCGTCCCCCTGCCTGTCTTTTAGAAGTGATCAGTCTATGGGAGAACCCATCAGATTCAACAAAGGAAACTTCTCTCCATACATGAG CTACACTGGACCTGGAGTTATGGCCTGTGATATCTGCCCTGGGAGGAAGATGAGAGCGGTGAAGTGGTGCCTGACCTGCAGCGTAGCTTACTGTGAAGCCCACGTGAGGCAGCACTACACTGTAGAAGcgctgcagagacacacactctcagacgtGACGGGGGATCTGGAGACGAGAATCTGCCGGCTGCACCACAGAGCTCTGGAGGTCTTCTGCAAAACCGACCAGGTCTTCATATGTCTCGTTTGTGTGATGGAGGGACATAAAGATCATGACACTCTGCTGTGCAAAGGTGGAAGTCATGTTGCTCAG gcaaaaataacagcagatctgCACCAAATAACATTCTACTTAAGAGAGTACAAGATGGAGATGAAGCATCTCCTCAAACACAATGAAGAGTTGACAGCAAAAGTTAAG AACCTTGAGAGAGCCGAGTTGGAGTTGTCTCACCTCACAAAGCGTTTCTGCAAAGGACTTCAGGATTCCACGG ATTTTACCTCTGAGTTTGTCGAGGTCGCTGCACTGGGGCGCCCGTTGGACCTCGGGATGCTGTATGACTGCCGCAGTGATTCCTTTAGCTCCG ATAtcatcctgtgggaaaagagtcTAATATCCGCCATGAAGCTGTCGATCCCTCGACCCCAGACTGATACGAAGATTTTAGAGAAAGACACTCTACAGGACAGACTTACAGCTTTGGACCTGAGCGTTTCTCTCAGGGCTAGTGTTGTATCAGGGCTGGTTGAGATCTCAGGAGCTTCTGCATTTATTAATCATCCTGTTCAGTCCCAGCTGCAGGACCGAGTCACTCTGCATTACAGAGCCTCCACCAGACTGGACATGCTCAGTCACGAACTGCTACACAGATTTCCGCTCTCAGTGACCGGCTCGACCACAGCCACACACGTGGTTGTAGCTGTGCTGTACGGATCTCAggcattttttgtctttgatAACAAGAAGGAAAGAAGTGCTGAAAACACAGATCTGAAAGAAGTAGTCAAGAAGATGATCGCTTCCTCCAGTCAGACAGATTTACTCTCCAGGctcactgaaaaagaaaagacaacctCTTCATTATATGATTGTGATGCCTTTATTGATGGAGATGTTCCGCAAAGTCCTGTGGATAGCACACTTCAAAATGCAGGAGCAGTTCCTCTTAAAGTCTGGCTCTACCCTCTGAAGAATCTGGACCAAACGTCAGCTTGCGTTGTTAAAGACATCAGTGAAGACCAACTATGTAAAGCAgagaaagttctggaaaaacTGAAGACGGACATCAGCTTTTGTCAACATCTGATGTCCATTGACGGTGGTCATGATGTATTTACAATGTTTCCGGTCCTAAAAGAAGCTCTGTCTGAGTTTTCTTCACTTCTGCAGCAGTACCAGTTCAATTTTCAGAGAAGACTGGCCTCCTGTATCAAGACCATACGAGAGACaggagcagaagaagaagaggagaactTGCGAGATCTTCTGGAAAGAAACAACCTATCGCCATTCAGTTCACGGTGCACGCATCAGTGGCTCCAAAACAGAAACGCTCAAGTTAGAGCTTTGATCCAGTGCAGATCTGCTAAGATCAGAATTCTGAAGGCTGAAAATGACCTACAGCACTTTGTACAAGACTGCCAAGCAGACACAGTGTTGTGTTTCACTTTTACGTCGCTGGAGGGGGAAGATCCGTTTCTTTCAGCTCTGAGGCAGAACACTGAATCAGTAAACACAGTGATCGCCACAGAGGCACAGCAAGCATTCAGGATTTCAGATACAAGTCTGAAAACCCTCTCTGACcttcagtcatttattttaaataaagagaaCAGTGAGAGCATGCAAGAAACCATGTTCATTGCCGCGTCTGTCCCTGATTTTCATTTTCCTGGCTCTGCTATACATCTTTACCAGTCTGGAAAGTTGGTAAGCCGAAATGTAAAACTTGGTGTAAAACCGGACCCCCCAGAAATAATTACAGTGCAACAGACACGTGTGACGATGAAGCTGCAGAGTTTAAAGACCCAAACTGCTGAACATTACAGAGTGGAGTACAGAGCAGTGAAGGAAGATAGAAGTCCTGCTGATACGAAATGGAGAGTCATCTCTTACAGCGGAGAGAATTGTGTGGTTTCGGCTCTTGCACCAGGGACACACTACCAACTCAGATACGCTGTAATGGAGAGTAATGGCATGAGCGACTACAGCAGAATTACAGAGTTCCAGACAGCCTCAAGAGCTAGACCTGGACAACCTACAGTGCTTAAACTGAATAAGGAATCTCTCTACGTTGCCTGGCAGAGGGCTGAGACTGATGAAGACTCCCTGGTGCTCTACTACATAGTGGAGTATTTGGAAGCTGGTCTGGAGGGTTGGCAGTCCTTTCAAACCGATGGACCTGTGTGTGAATGCACCATAACTCTTCCATACAGCACCTGTTACAGAGCCAGAGTCTCTGCTGTCTACGGACACGCAGACGTCAGCACTCCCAGTGAGGAAACAAAGGTTCCTGTTCGTG TCTGGTCCATAGACCTCTCAAAGAGAAAGGCTTCAATCTTCCTGGAAGTCCTGCGACTCCAAACAACAAAGAAATCTGTAAAGCTTAGAGACTGTACAGATGAAGAGAGTGAAGTGCAGAGCTTCCTTCAGTGTCTATCCTATATATCACAGCTGAG TGTTGATCCACCTCAGACTCGGAGAGAATCGCTTCACGAATGGAGTAATAAAGTGATGTCGTTCCTGATGAATCTGTGTCTGCAAGCAGCAATCCATCAGAAAGAGAAAATTCAGGAAACTGTACAGAAATTACCTTTATGTTATTTCAAGACTTACCAAGAGCAGTCTGCTTTCCTACTGGACCTGTACTCACGTGTAAAGGACTACGAGACTCAAACGGGCGAGAATATCCGACCAGTCTTACAGGCTGTTTACCAGACACTTCCTGAAGTCTGGTGCTTAAACCTGTCAGAGAGGAAGGCTTCACTCTTCCTGGAAGTGCTGAAACTCCAGCCAGTGAAGAAAGCGGTAAAGCTGAGAGGATGGTCAGAGGAAGAGAGTGAAATGAGGAGCCTTCTTCAGTGTCTGCCCTACATCTCCCAGCTCAG TTTTATTCCACTCCAGCCTCAAAGAGGGTGCTCTCAAGAACGGAAGAAGAGGGTGAGAAGATTTCTGCTGGACCTGTGTCTGCAAGCAGCTCTCCACCAGAAAGACAAGATTCAGACAATCATTGAGAAATGTTTCAAGACAGATAAAGAAATGTCCGTTTTCCTGCTGCTTCTTTACTCACACGTCAGAGACCATGAGACTCAAACAGGCAGGAGCGTCCTTCCAGCGTTACAGGCTGTTTACAGTTCGCTCCCTAAAATCTGGTCCATAGATCTCTCAGGTGAAAAGGCTTCACTCTTCCTGGAAGTGCTGAAACTCCAGCCAGTGAAGAAAGCAGTAGAGCTGAGAGGATGGTCAGAGGAAGAGAGTGGAATGAGGATCCTTCTTCAGTGTCTGCCCTACATCTCCCAGCTCAG ATTCGGTTTCGTTCTGCATGGAAAAAGAAGGACGTTAACCACCTTGCGCTTTCTGGTGAAGCTGATGGCTGGAGTGGCAGAGCGCAGTGCAGAAACAGGGGAGAGCTTCACTGAACAGCTGGCATCTCTGTGCAGCTTCAGAACCTTCTGTTTTTCTGGAGATGATGAGGAATTTGACAACGTTGCCCACTGTAATATACTTCTAGATCTGTACTTGCATGTGAAGGACTACGAGGCAGAAACAGGCAGGAGCGTCCTTCCAGCATTACAGTCAGTTTACGAGTCGCTTCCTGAAGTCTGGACCATAAACCTGTCAGACAAGAAGGCTTCACTCTTCCTGGAAGTGCTGAACCTCCAAACGGTGAAGAAAGCGGTAGAGCTGACAGGCTGGTCGAATGAGAAGAGGAAAGTGAGAAGCTTCTTTCAGTGTCTGCCTCGTATCTCCCAGCTCAG GATGTGTGGTGATGTGCTGCTGAGAATGGCACAAGCAAAGTCACTGAGGTCTCGTGCTCCTGTGACCCTTGATGAGCTTGTGCTCACCGAGAGCAGCGCTCAGCAACCAGAGGGGACGCCTTGTAGGATCCTGACAAGCTTAGGCTTCCTTCTGAAACACTGGGACATACAGTGTTTGAACCTGACTGAGTGCGAGATGGCGGCCCCTTCACTGACAGGCTTACTGAATCATCAAGGACCTCTAACCATCAG attctCTGAAGAGACTCTCCAGAAGCTGGTTGCAGTTGTTTATGAAGCTCAGGATGAAGATCTTACCCGCAGTTTCCTGCGAAATGCTGGCGGAGACCTGACTTCCTGCTCTCTGAGTTGGGATGTGATTCACAGTTTCCTGCAGCATCATACTGTCACTGTAGACTTTAGAAGAAGCACCATTAaacaggagaacatgcaagacCTTCTGCTGGTGCTGAACAAAGTTCATCTCAGAGG GTTGAAGTCCAGCTTTGTGCTGTCCATCATGAGAAAGCTTTATGAGACTTCTTCTGCACACTGCGTGTCCAGCCTGTTGAGCTCAACAAAGAACTGCATTAACCTggagaacagaaagctgaactCTGTTGACTGCGCTGCGCTGCGCTTCACCCTGGAGCACTGCACAGGCGTCTGTCTCAACCTGCTGTGGACCTCCGTACCACAGGGGGAGCTAGAGAGCATTGTGCCACTGCTCAGCCATGTCTCCCATCTCAG GGTTGACAGGTTGCTGTTGCTGAGATTGCTCCACTGCTGCAATGTTCCTGAGCTCCAACAGGAGGCAGCAGTTCTGCTCTCTGCTCTACACCACAAGCTGGACTTCTCCTGCCACGACGCTCTGGACCTCACAGCAGACACGACGACAAACGGTCTGGTTCTGAGCAGTGAGGACTGCAGAGTCATCGCCACAGCTATCCagagagctcacacacacattcagctcaCTTTTCAGGACTGCGAGATAGAGGAGGCAGGAGTGGAGCAGCTCTTTCCTGTTCTACACACGGTCACACTGGa CTGCAGTAAAGCTCTGCTGCTTCGATTCCTGTCCCTTGTGCGCGTGGGAACCGAGGCGGTCCACGTGGAGCGAGCAATGGCTCTCTCCCAGGCTTTGAGACATGAAGTGGACCTGAGTGAGACTCAGCTGAACCCGCAGGCCTGCGAGTCACTGGCACTGGTTCTGGAGTATTCTGAAGGGCTTTCAGAACTGGACCTCAGCCACTGCCAGCTCACCGA